The genomic window TTTTGTCTGTGAGAAGTTGACATCCGATACAAACCACAAAGAAACATTCAATTGACAAGAAAGAAAAGTTGAACCTCTTTATTTTCAGTCCACATTACCCAAGCTGTAATTCACTTATCCACACGGATCTTTATACTGCTCCAGAGCTTATACAGGATAATGACACATATACCAATACACTTGTTCAGGTGTTCACACATGATCATCATACAAAACTCATATTTGGTCTTGTTTAATATGTCTATGTCCACAGGTGTCAGGGATCTTTAAACGTGATTACGGtttgtgttttttttataaaCTGTAAGCAGAGAGAGGATGAACAAGACAACTAGCTCCAAAAAAAAAAGGAAACAGGAAAAACTACTACTATAGAACGCACAAAAAAAATCCCAAACAATGAGATTCAGCTGAATGTGATTCAAAAGCctcgtttatacctggtgctaacacgCGTCCTttttcctgatcttgtccacattctcaGAAATATGTTTACACATGGTAGTAAAATGTGTCTCGTATCTGTCCAGTGTGtctgcattgtgaccagatttcctggtccctccctgtatgcaaattatttgaGAGCTATTCTATCAAaataatatgtatttatttacttTATGACACATACTGCCATAAGACAATGGTGCCACCTGTTAATGATTTTAGAAGGTGGAATAATTGTGCTTTAAATGGTTTCACTGTCCATATGTCTACACTTGTAAGATACCCAGACACAATGCGTGCCTGACTACCTCCTggggtggtcaggaagatctgatcacaatgcatcttttaatcgtctacatctgtctgaaaatgtgggcacaatcagaatgtggacaggatcaggacaaaggatgcatgttagaaccaggtatgaaaatgtatgcactctctaactgtatgtcgctctggataagagcgtctgctaaatgactaaaatgtaaatgtataaacaGGGCTTTAGGGAATCCAGTACAACCTAAGACATGATCTGCTCTATACAATTGGTGAACTAATAGCAAGGGCACATATCAATTATTACATAATTTGTCTGTCTCCTGACCTCATTATTCAAACCTATCAATATATAGTATTTTCCCTGAACAATATTTGCACAGTACCTTAAAATTGTTTAGATAAATTACATATTGGAGTATTCCCTTTCTAAAACAGACAATGATTAACTTTGTAAAAACCCCAGAACAGACAAGTTGACAAGCAGAAAGAAAGCATATGTATTCATTTTGTATTGCTACATTTACAACAttttagattattatttttttgtttctTGCATAATTTTTTCAGTTTGCAGTTTGGTGTATGGCTGAAATGAGTTATGGCAAATGTCTGTCATATAGCACCAAAAGTACAAACACTAGACTGTTTGCTGGCCAGACATTTGATTACTTGTATAGTATGGTGTAGAAATAGTACATTGCAAAAATGTGCAATGTAGCTCAATCTTTTTGCCTGCAAGGTGATTACATTTTACAAAACAGCAAAGAGATAAACAACGCTAATAGCATATTACTAGACAAATAAAGCTACTCAACACAGTCAACACAAATCTGCTCCGTGTTCGGTTGTGATTCACCTACTCATTTTGTATCCTGGGTTTATTGTTAACATGTTGCTTTCTGGTCATCTGAGAGGGATACAAAACCACTAGGAGCTAAGAGTCAGACACATGGTATGCAGTGAGCGCTCGCTTGGTACAGTAATGTACTTTCCCAAGATTTGACAATAAAAcctgtttttaatgtttttttcaaAAAGATCTTGTTCCAATTATAAATGATAAAAAGGTTAAATTAGTCTCGTTGCATCCAGGTTACCTTCATTTTAAAAACAGGTTACGGGTGGGATCACTTACAGAATTTAAGCTTATCATTTGGGGTTCGTCTAAAAAGCATGAACATAGTTATATAAAAAACATTTACCCAAATTGTAGCTTCGATAAACCAGAGTAAGGGAACTAAAGCGtccaattttttaaaaatacttTACTATTTTTTTCCCTCTCTCAGTTATTCAAGAAGTTATATTAATATATAGCACCAGCCTGTAGATCACAAGTCTTAGGGATGTATGCTCTGAAAGAGACAATGTGGTGGTGTACTAAATAGCATAACCCAGACAGCAGTGAGAGAAATTGCTGAATTCCCCAAATAACTAAAAGTGCAGTCCCACTCCAGCAAATCCCCAGACCCAAGCTATCTAACCCCGGCCACAGAACACCTCTCCACTCCCACCACCTCTATGCCAACTGATGAGGCGCTTCAAGCATTTCCATTAGGAACGTGTCGATAGGGGTGTCACCAATCAGCTTGAAGAAGAACAGGTGCTCCAAACACTTCAAGCCAATAGAACGTAGAGCTGGCAGCCTGAGGAGGAGCTTAGCAAAcctgaggaggggaggagagggagggaatgaaataacaaaatcaaaataaatttgtatttgtcacatgtgccgaatacaacaggtgtagaccttacagtaaaatgcttacttacaagcccttaaccaacaatgcagttaagaaaaataactgttaagaaagtatttactaaaataataataataattaaagactaataataaaataacattaacgaggctatatacaggtggtgccggtacagagtcaatgtacggggccacaggttagtcaaggtaattgaggtcatatgtacatgtaggtagaggtaaagtgactatgcatagataataaacagagcaaatagtccgggtagccatgattagctgttcaggagtcttatggcttgggggtagaagctgttaaggagccttttggacctagacttggcgttccggtaccgcttgccgtgcggtagcagagagaacagtctatggctagagtggctggagtctttggcaatttttagggcctttctctgacaccgcctggtatagaggtcctggatggcaggaagcttggccccagtgatgtactgggccgtacgcactaccctctgtaacagGACATTAATAAGCTACATGAATGCAACAGCAACACTCCTAGCACTTACAGTGCCAGTTAGCAGCACAACACAGGATAGCAGATTAGCATATATTGTTTTATACATGATACAAATGTACATTCCTTTTAGTGTATGGGATACTAGTACTAAAGCATGTAGCACATTAATGCCTACCTTCCCTGCTGCTCTGGGTATTTCTGCTTGCAGTAGGCTTCCAGTGACGCATAGACCTTCTCTCTCAGGAGCTCCACCTCCCCGGTGTTGGATAGACCTTTAGCGTCTGAGGGAGGGACAACACACAACAGTTATTGGAACGAAACCATGACAGTAAACGTGCAGAGGTAACATTGTATGAGGGACTAATGTTAATAATAGAGTACCTGGGTTGAAGAGGACGATGGCTCTGAGGCAGCCCAACTCGGTCTTGTCCATCTGCATGTCTCTCATCTTACTGACCAGCTCAGTGAGAACTCTATAGGAGGAACGGAGGGAAGACAAGTGTAAACAGAACATGTCAAAAATTGTCGACATAGACATatacttggtgtgtgtgtgtgtgttttattaccTGTCAAATATGGCTCCCACCTCTGCACTCTGCACACTCTCCCTGTGGGGTCAATTACAGCGTGTTTTCACATTATGATGATCACAGAATTTAATACAACACTGTTATTATACACACATCTCGATGGTAATTATGCTATTATTATAATATTGTACGTTTTCCCCACTAGTGGTTAATGttaggggaagctgatcctagatctgtaccaagGGGAAACTTAGCCGCATACTGTGTGCCTACCTGTCAAAGATGGCCGCCACCCCTGCACTGTGTGCTTACCTGTCAAAGATGGCCGCCACCCCTGCACTGTGTGCTTACCTGTCAAAGATGGCCGCCACCCCTGCACTGTGTGCGTTGTCCCGGTGCAGCTCATTGGCCAGCAGGACCCCGTCCTTCACAGCGATGGAGCGGTGGGAGAATGAGGCGATCAGAAGTTCATTCCATcctgacacacacaggagaaaacgagaggggagaagacaggagaggagcagaggagggaggagagaccgATGGGACAGGACAGATACACAggacagaagagcagagaggagcagagaaggACCTTATTAGGGACATCAACAACCTCTGGGGCATTTGCTACTGTCCAACAGAGTTAACTCATGGTGCTACTGATAAATTGGATTAATAATGTATCGATTGATAGATTATGGATTGCTTCTTGCGCTCTTACTCTACAttgtcaaaagtatgtggacaccccttcaaattagtggattcagccatTTCAGCTACAATAGCCCCCTGACAAAGGACAGTAAAGACTTTCCTGCTACAATAGCCCCCTGACGAAGGACAGTAAAGACATTTCCGCTACAATAGCCCCCTGACGAAGGACAGTAAAGATATTTTTGCTATAATAGTCCCCTGATGAAGGACAGACATTTCTGCTACAATAGCCCCCTGACAAAGGACAGTAAATACATTTCTGCTACAATAGCCCCCTGACGAAGGACAATAGACATTTCTGCTACAATAGCCCCCTAACGAAGGACAGCTAAATACATTTCTGCTATAATATCCCCCTGAAGGACAGCTAAAGACATTTCTGCTACAATAGCCCCCTGACGAAGGAcagatatacagtcgtggtcaaaggttttgagaatgacacaaatactaattctgctgcctcagttttgatggcaatttgcatatattccagaatgtcatgaagagtgatcagatgaattgcaaagtccctcttcgccatgaaaatgaacttaatcccaaaaaaaacatttccactgcatttcagccctgccacaaaaggaccagctgccatcatgtcagtgattctctcgttaacacaggtgagagtgttgacgagacAACGCtgaagatcactctgtcatgctgattgagttagaataacagactggaagctttaaaaggagggtggtgcttgaaatcattgttcttcctctgttaaccatggttacctgcaaggaaacacgtgccgtcatcattgctttgcacaaaaagggcttcacaggcaaggatattgctgctagtaagattgcacctaaatcaaccatttgtcagatcatcaagaacttcaaggagagaggttaaattgttgtgaagaaggcgtcagggcgcccaagaaagtccagcaagcgccaggaccgtctcctaaagttgattcagctgcaggatcggggcaccaccagtgcagagcttgctcaggaatggcaacaggcaggtgtgagtgcatctgcacgcacagtgaggcgaagacttttggaggatggcctggtgtcaagaagggcagcaaagaagccacttctctccaggaaaaacatcagggacagactgatattctgcaaaaggtacagggattggactgctgaggactggggtaaagtcattttctctgatgaatcccctttccgattgtttggggcaaccggaaaacaccttgtccggagaagacaaggtgagcgctaccatcagtcctgtgtcatgccaacagtaaagcatcctgagaccattcatgtgtggggttgcttctcagccaagggagggggctcactcacaattttgcctaagaacacagccatgaataaagaatggtaccaacacatcctccgagagcaacttctcccaaccatccaagaacagtttggtgctgaacaatgccttttccagcatgatggagcaccttgccataaggcaaaagtgataactaagtggctcagggaacaaaacatcgaaattttgggtccatggccaggaaactccccagaccttaatcccattgagaacttgtggtcgatcctcaagaggcgggtggacaaacaaaaacccacaaattctgacaaactccaagcattgattatgcaagaatgggctgccatcagtcaggatgtggcccagaagttaattgacagcatgccagggcggattgcagaggtcttgaaaaagaagggttgacactgcaaatattgactttttgcataaactaaatgtaattgtcaataaaagcctttgacacttatggaattcttgtaattatacttcagtatactatagcagcatctgacaaaaatatctcataacactgaagcagcgaactttgtgaagaccaatacttgtgtcgttttcaaaacttttgaccacgactgtacatttctGCTACAATAGCCCCCTGACGAAGGACGGATAAAGACATTTCTGCTACAATAGCCCCCTGACGAAGGACGGATAAAGAGGAGGAATAAAGCATACAATTAGCGgctgctctttctttctttcttcttttttatttatatttttaaaaaaccacaCATTTGGGTACTAAACCATTTATTATAAAAAATTTTActtattattttaaatatttgtatttatttttaggaGCCATCTCTTTTCTGGTCTTTCTTTCCCTGTCTTGTCTTTTTTTATAATAGCAGGATATACGGGCATGTAATACAATTGACAGCAGTTACAAATATCCCCACAATAGGGGCAGCTCCTTCTCTATGATCAGTCTTTTTGGGCTTTGCACTGGTAGAGAAATGTACACCATCATATGCACTACTCTGGTTGCCTCTTGAATGAATACAGGAACAGAAAATCACTTTTAAACTCTATTCTTTGAGACAGTGCATATCACATCCACCCTCCTggtgtctccctccctccaggcaGTGGTACCTGCACGCAGGAGGATGACCTGGTCATCCAGGGGCAGCTCAGAGAAGTGGGGGATCCTCTTGGCCCACTCCACCAATGCAAACAGCTGCTTGTCTGCAGTCTGGCAGATGTTTGTCACCGCATCATGGGGCTAAAACCACAAAAAAAAGATAGAAAAATCCCATAAAATGCAATAACATCAGACCCTAAAAGCCAATCCTGAAGCTAGAAATAATGCAATAATCCCTAGTAGGAAAGAAAACACCTTTAATCTCGATGCTAAACAGACAGCAGTTTATCTAACGTTTTTAAAGTATATTCGTCCCAAGAGTTGAGCAGTAGGCTATAAATCGGAGCCAGGTAATTCCTTGAGGTGACACCGCTCTATCCGAATACTTATTAGCGTCGCAAAATTCCGCAACCCTAATATTGATCCAGTCAACAGTATAGTCCTGTATACTCACAGAGCTACCAGCGGAGCCTGCGTCAGAGTGGAGCTCCACCCTCTGCTCCACGGACGTCTCCGCCTCCAAGATCTTCTCCACGGGCATCTCCTCGTTCACAGCACTGCTGCACTCCAGTCCCTCCTCTCGCTCCCTGATCCTCTGACGCTCCTCCTGGACTGCTGCACCCCGCCATGCAcccaaccacaccacaccacacagccaggaggggagagggagagacgggagaCAGGAAGAGGGGTGGGGGTTAATAGGAGAGGGACGGGAGGGAGTGGAGTCACAGGGTTAGAAAAGAAAGGAGGAAACCCTGTTGTGCCCATCTTAACTCGTGTTAGGCTTCATCCATACAGGGTGAAAGGTCAAATTGGTATACTTTTACACCATAATGCATTCACGTCTTTCATTTCTTAGCCATTCTGATGTGAGAATTAGCCTACCAGTGTGTGCCGAGCATTTGGTGTTTAATTGCAATCTCTCAATACCACATCCAATCACATCATTCTTCATCTCTCCATGACTTTATCCTTACATTTCTGACGTTCATCTTGGACCACtatagaaggagggagagagagaatagggggAAAGAAAAGTAAGAGGAAAAGAGGGGTTAGTTATATGAACCTACCCCGAtattctctccccctctgtttTGTTAATGACTTTGAAAACAACGTACCCTCCCCCACacaataaaatgatcaaatagAAGTGATCGTCAAAGGTTTTACTGGGCTAGGCCTATATTCAATCATTTGGCCAAATTATTCTGGCCTTTGAACTATACAATTTCTGAGTCTATCCAAAATATATTCTTACAACAGCCTACTTTGAAAAAAAATGTAGTCAAGTTGGAGATTCTGCAGGTTTTAAAAACCCACAAGTTTCTCAATCTCTcaatctttttatttatttatgttgcCCTTTCAAAAGCACTCCTACAAACTCTcatcaaaattgattaaatatgaaTGCTCCAAACATTcagtccctcccctcccctcccctcctcaccttCCCTCTTCATGCCCATAGCCAGACACTTCTGGTAGCGGCAGTACTGGCAGCGGTTGCGCTGGCGCTTGTCCACCAGGCACTCTTTGTTATCCCTGCAGGTGTAGCTCAGGTCCTTGCGAACTGTGCGTTTGAAGAAGCCC from Coregonus clupeaformis isolate EN_2021a chromosome 17, ASM2061545v1, whole genome shotgun sequence includes these protein-coding regions:
- the LOC121586932 gene encoding retinoic acid receptor RXR-beta-A isoform X2 — encoded protein: MSSHQPTSSASNSPTSTFGSPFSVISPSLGSPGVAPSMGYGPISSSQINSTMGMHSISSSDDVKPPFGLRPMSAHSPGIMLSQKRMCAICGDRSSGKHYGVYSCEGCKGFFKRTVRKDLSYTCRDNKECLVDKRQRNRCQYCRYQKCLAMGMKREVVQDERQKSVQEERQRIREREEGLECSSAVNEEMPVEKILEAETSVEQRVELHSDAGSAGSSPHDAVTNICQTADKQLFALVEWAKRIPHFSELPLDDQVILLRAGWNELLIASFSHRSIAVKDGVLLANELHRDNAHSAGVAAIFDRESVQSAEVGAIFDRVLTELVSKMRDMQMDKTELGCLRAIVLFNPDAKGLSNTGEVELLREKVYASLEAYCKQKYPEQQGRFAKLLLRLPALRSIGLKCLEHLFFFKLIGDTPIDTFLMEMLEAPHQLA
- the LOC121586932 gene encoding retinoic acid receptor RXR-beta-A isoform X3, whose amino-acid sequence is MSSHQPTSSASNSPTSTFGSPFSVISPSLGSPGVAPSMGYGPISSSQINSTMGMHSISSSDDVKPPFGLRPMSAHSPGIMLSQKRMCAICGDRSSGKHYGVYSCEGCKGFFKRTVRKDLSYTCRDNKECLVDKRQRNRCQYCRYQKCLAMGMKREVVQDERQKFQEERQRIREREEGLECSSAVNEEMPVEKILEAETSVEQRVELHSDAGSAGSSPHDAVTNICQTADKQLFALVEWAKRIPHFSELPLDDQVILLRAGWNELLIASFSHRSIAVKDGVLLANELHRDNAHSAGVAAIFDRESVQSAEVGAIFDRVLTELVSKMRDMQMDKTELGCLRAIVLFNPDAKGLSNTGEVELLREKVYASLEAYCKQKYPEQQGRFAKLLLRLPALRSIGLKCLEHLFFFKLIGDTPIDTFLMEMLEAPHQLA
- the LOC121586932 gene encoding retinoic acid receptor RXR-beta-A isoform X1, giving the protein MSSHQPTSSASNSPTSTFGSPFSVISPSLGSPGVAPSMGYGPISSSQINSTMGMHSISSSDDVKPPFGLRPMSAHSPGIMLSQKRMCAICGDRSSGKHYGVYSCEGCKGFFKRTVRKDLSYTCRDNKECLVDKRQRNRCQYCRYQKCLAMGMKREVVQDERQKSVQEERQRIREREEGLECSSAVNEEMPVEKILEAETSVEQRVELHSDAGSAGSSPHDAVTNICQTADKQLFALVEWAKRIPHFSELPLDDQVILLRAGWNELLIASFSHRSIAVKDGVLLANELHRDNAHSAGVAAIFDRESVQSAEVGAIFDRVLTELVSKMRDMQMDKTELGCLRAIVLFNPDAKGLSNTGEVELLREKVYASLEAYCKQKYPEQQGRFAKLLLRLPALRSIGLKCLEHLFFFKLIGDTPIDTFLMEMLEAPHQLA